Part of the Pseudomonadota bacterium genome, CTCGACAAGTGTGAGCCTCATGACTAGTCGTAGTGCCTAATCGCTCTAGATACTGTATGGCGGGAGCAATTGTGTATCGCAGCAACTTCGGAGATCGGTAGGCAAGGATTGGCGGCGAGCTGGGCTTGGATAGAACGCAGCGTGGACTCATCAATCTTTCGAGGACGACCGAGCTTTACACCACGACGACGCGCAGCTGCCAATCCTTGTTTTGTGCGTTCGCTGAGGGTATCGCGCTCGAACTCAGCCAGGGCGGCCATGACGCGATAGAGCAGCCGACCGGTTGGCGTGCCAGTGTCCATCCCCAGGGCAA contains:
- a CDS encoding recombinase family protein, with protein sequence MGRRIAYIRVSTEEQPPDRQIDALRESGEAVQVEHGVSATAKRRPVMDALLEELATGDTLVVSSVDRAFRSTAHVTTVLDTPFDRGVRVCILALGMDTGTPTGRLLYRVMAALAEFERDTLSERTKQGLAAARRRGVKLGRPRKIDESTLRSIQAQLAANPCLPISEVAAIHNCSRHTVSRAIRHYD